The proteins below are encoded in one region of Castor canadensis chromosome 6, mCasCan1.hap1v2, whole genome shotgun sequence:
- the Znf366 gene encoding zinc finger protein 366, which yields MQKAMKMIKDEDMHFNLGVKSSSSFPHGLQPVVSRGKAPQRHPFPEALRGPFSQFRYEPPPGDLDGFPGVFEGGGSRKRKSMPTKMPYSHPAEEASLAPHSEDGKSRGPPTLPLLFSPPRPKCDSQMIDLCNVGFQFYRTLEHLGGKPVKQEPLKPNAIWPQPAAPPFLPTPYPYYPKVHAGLMFPFFVPSSSPFPFGRHAFLPKQPPEPALPPKAEPQDSEETKQKVERVDVNVQIDDSYYVDVGGAQKRWQCPTCEKSYTSKYNLVTHILGHNGIKPHACTRCGKLFKQLSHLHTHMLTHQGTRPHKCQVCHKAFTQTSHLKRHMMQHSEVKPHNCRVCGRGFAYPSELKAHEAKHASGRENICVECGLDFPTLAQLKRHLTTHRGPIQYNCSECDKTFQYPSQLQNHMMKHKDIRPYICSECGMEFVQPHHLKQHSLTHKGVKEHKCGICGREFTLLANMKRHVLIHTNIRAYQCHLCYKSFVQKQTLKAHMIVHSDVKPFKCKLCGKEFNRMHNLMGHMHLHSDSKPFKCLYCPSKFTLKGNLTRHMKVKHGVMERGLHSQGLGRGRIALAQTAGVLRSMEQEEPFDLSQKRGVKGPLFQSDGESARGSPCHEEEEDDEDNCCEVEPQSPSLAPQSQQLCTPQDLSTKPEIPSQELGEARKDGKEAEPPEEQEERSKDDHEARAEGGQERDCARRDACMGLGFFQSTRRGPSFSDYLYFKHRDESLKLLERKMEKQAVLLGI from the exons ATGCAGAAGGCCATGAAGATGATCAAAGACGAAGATATGCACTTCAACTTGGGTGTGAAGAGCAGCTCTTCCTTTCCCCATGGCCTGCAGCCAGTGGTCTCCCGAGGGAAGGCTCCCCAAAGACACCCCTTCCCAGAAGCTCTCCGGGGGCCATTTTCCCAGTTTCGCTATGAACCTCCTCCGGGAGATCTGGATGGATTCCCTGGGGTCTTCGAAGGGGGTGGATCCCGGAAACGGAAGAGCATGCCCACGAAGATGCCCTACAGCCACCCAGCCGAGGAAGCGTCCCTTGCACCCCACTCTGAGGATGGCAAGAGCCGTGGCCCCCCGACATTGCCTCTGCTCTTCTCGCCGCCGCGCCCCAAGTGTGACTCTCAGATGATCGACCTGTGCAACGTGGGCTTCCAGTTCTACCGCACCCTGGAGCACCTGGGCGGCAAGCCGGTCAAGCAGGAGCCCCTGAAGCCCAACGCCATATGGCCCCAGCCCGCGGCCCCTCCCTTCCTGCCCACGCCATACCCCTACTACCCCAAAGTCCACGCGGGCCTCATGTTCCCCTTCTTCgtgccctcctcctcccccttccccttcgGCCGGCATGCCTTCCTGCCCAAGCAGCCCCCTGAGCCAGCATTACCCCCAAAAGCCGAGCCCCAAGACAGCGAGGAGACCAAGCAGAAGGTGGAGAGGGTGGACGTGAACGTCCAGATCGACGACAGCTACTACGTGGACGTGGGCGGGGCTCAGAAGCGCTGGCAGTGCCCCACCTGCGAGAAGTCCTACACCTCCAAGTACAACCTGGTGACCCACATCTTGGGTCACAATGGGATCAAGCCGCACGCGTGCACCCGCTGTGGGAAGCTCTTCAAACAGCTCAGCCATCTGCACACCCACATGCTCACGCACCAGGGGACGCGGCCCCACAAGTGCCAGGTGTGCCACAAAGCCTTCACCCAGACCAGCCACCTGAAGCGTCACATGATGCAGCACAGCGaggtgaagccacacaactgccGCGTGTGCGGCCGGGGCTTCGCCTACCCCAGTGAGCTCAAGGCCCACGAGGCCAAGCATGCCAGTGGGCGGGAGAACATCTGCGTGGAGTGCGGCCTCGActtccccaccctggcccagctGAAGAGGCACCTCACCACGCACCGGGGCCCCATCCAGTACAACTGCTCCGAGTGCGACAAGACCTTCCAGTACCCGAGCCAGCTGCAAAATCACATGATGAAGCACAAGGACATCCGGCCCTACATCTGCTCCGAGTGTGGCATGGAGTTCGTGCAGCCCCACCACCTCAAGCAGCACTCGCTCACCCACAAG GGCGTGAAGGAGCACAAATGTGGGATTTGTGGGCGAGAATTCACCCTGCTGGCCAACATGAAGAGACATGTGCTGATCCACACCAACATCCGTGCCTACCAGTGTCACCTGTGCTACAAAAGCTTTGTGCAGAAGCAGACCCTCAAGGCACACATGATCGTCCACTCCGATGTGAAGCCTTTCAAATGCAAG CTGTGTGGGAAGGAATTCAACCGAATGCACAACCTGATGGGTCACATGCACCTGCACTCGGACAGCAAACCCTTCAAGTGCCTCTACTGCCCCAGCAAGTTCACCCTGAAGGGGAACCTCACGCGTCACATGAAGGTCAAGCACGGAGTTATGGAGCGGGGCCTTCACTCTCAAG GTTTAGGAAGGGGGAGAATTGCCCTGGCACAGACTGCGGGTGTCCTGAGGAGTATGGAGCAGGAGGAGCCCTTTGACCTGTCCCAGAAGCGTGGGGTGAAGGGGCCGCTGTTCCAGTCGGACGGGGAGAGTGCCCGGGGCAGCCCCTGccatgaggaggaggaggatgatgAGGACAACTGCTGCGAGGTGGAGCCCCAAAGCCCCAGCCTGGCCCCCCAGAGTCAGCAGCTCTGCACACCCCAGGATCTGTCCACCAAGCCTGAGATCCCCAGCCAGGAGCTAGGAGAAGCTCGCAAGGATGGGAAGGAGGCTGAGCCCCCAGAAGAACAGGAGGAGCGGAGCAAGGACGACCATGAGGCACGGGCAGAGGGTGGCCAGGAGAGAGACTGTGCCCGCAGAGACGCGTGCATGGGTCTGGGGTTTTTCCAGAGCACCCGGCGGGGCCCCTCTTTTTCTGATTACTTATACTTTAAGCACAGAGATGAGAGTTTAAAATTACTggagaggaaaatggaaaaacaagcagTGCTCTTGGGTATCTAA